Proteins from one Triticum aestivum cultivar Chinese Spring chromosome 7A, IWGSC CS RefSeq v2.1, whole genome shotgun sequence genomic window:
- the LOC123155030 gene encoding uncharacterized protein encodes MSLPCSDQSIRPRKMKNASLPPGVAVLRCWCGDLCKVKEVTDFSDWLGMKFFMCANYEEDPAVAISEYDKPPSPPPLCMYYHWIDTEKPAWTVTEIRERSRRAWNSLFAEERREKAEAEEKAEQERELKEYYAEQHCFFEEMGKKNRE; translated from the exons ATGAGTTTGCCTTGCTCGGATCAAAGCATTAGGCCGAGGAAAATGAAGAACGCAAGTTTGCCTCCTGGGGTGGCAGTCCTGCGATGTTGGTGTGGCGatctttgcaaggtgaaggaggtgacggatttttcagattggttgggcatgaagtttttcatgtgcgccaattatgaggaagatcctgccgtagctatttcagagtacgacaagcctccg TCTCCTCCGCCTCTGTGCATGTACTATCATTGGATTGACACGGAGAAGCCGGCTTGGACAGTGACTGAGATTCGTGAAAGAAGTCGCCGTGCGTGGAATAGTTTATTTGCGGAAGAGCGACGCGAGAAggcggaagctgaggagaaagcagagcaagagagagagttaaaagaatactatgcggagcaacactgtttttttgaggaaatgggaaagaaaaacagggaatag
- the LOC123153552 gene encoding serine/threonine-protein phosphatase 7 long form homolog, whose amino-acid sequence MEMPDSQRSGNPRGIPLVWLRDNFLNLSSFANEETRKRHLFAYLLWLLGNLFPNSHGDVVVPGLIYIAENMVDEPLPEQPKYSFGSAMLSHTYRGLCDATQKTSFAQKAPLLCVAYEFLQLWSWEYLPVGRPRIVQPIYPYDFGEGASATMATRWTKARKRWSPDIAKNCYPMYHQQFEILDEAEVTWNPWTQDQLKLVFDARHFTPGMLTDSAFWLTRSNLLFLWCVEPYNPERVMRQFGLYQEIPPPFPRRIDEETHKLTNMGRGWSLYDWREENSEWVHKWTNEALADIVRELRPYDGSTDQAYKQWYCMNTRASLASQPATIPTHLTQEEQARRHVELHAAYYRDHLDTPDVNWGDENTQRGVNTGLRGASHDHGVNTGLRGASHDLGDTVTSLVTEFFGGDVIGPSFILPESQPYAYNYASGSQQGFATPPPTQDSQTHEAEVEYGRSLRVTRPSNRLSPSGRKERPGGRR is encoded by the exons ATGGAAATGCCAGATTCACAACGTTCTGGTAACCCTCGgggcatcccactcgtctggcttcGTGATAACTTTCTTAATTTATCTAGCTTCGCCAATGAGGAGACGAGAAAAAGACATCTGTTTGCATATTTGTTGTGGCTCCTCGGGAATCTATTTCCAAATTCACATGGGGACGTTGTTGTCCCTGGTCTCATCTACATTGCAGAGAATATGGTAGATGAACCTTTACCCGAGCAGCCAAAATACAGCTTCGGTTCTGCCATGCTATCTCATACATACAGAGGCTTGTGTGATGCCACGCAAAAAACCTCTTTCGCACAAAAAGCTCCATTACTTTGTGTCGCCTATGAGTTTCTACAGTTGTGGTCCTGGGAATACCTCCCTGTAGGACGACCTCGTATAGTACAACCCATATACCCATATGACTTTGGCGAGGGTGCTAGCGCAACTATGGCCACCAGGTGGACAAAGGCACGGAAACGTTGGTCTCCAGATATTGCGAAAAATTGTTACCCTATGTACCACCAGCAGTTTGAGATACTTGATGAGGCAGAAGTCACATGGAACCCGTGGACTCAGGACCAGCTAAAATTGGTCTTTGATGCTCGACACTTCACACCAGGCATGTTGACCGATAGTGCATTCTGGCTGACTCGCAGCAACTTATTGTTCCTGTGGTGTGTTGAACCTTACAACCCAGAGCGTGTAATGAGACAGTTCGGTCTCTATCAAGAAATTCCACCACCTTTTCCCAGACGTATCGATGAGGAAACACATAA GCTAACCAATATGGGCAGGGGTTGGAGTTTATACGATTGGAGGGAAGAGAACAGTGAATGGGTACACAAGTGGACAAATGAAGCGCTAGCAGATATAGTGCGTGAACTTAG GCCGTACGATGGAAGTACAGATCAAGCGTACAAGCAGTGGTACTGCATGAACACACGTGCTAGCCTGGCCAGTCAGCCAGCTACTATACCAACACATCTCACACAAGAGGAGCAGGCGCGGAGACATGTTGAGCTGCATGCAGCTTACTATCGTGACCACCTG GACACACCTGATGTTAATTGGGGCGATGAGAACACCCAACGCGGCGTCAACACAGGCCTCCGAGGAGCATCACATGATCATGGCGTCAACACAGGCCTCCGGGGAGCATCACATGATCTTGGCGACACGGTTACATCATTAGTTACAGAGTTCTTCGGAGGGGatgttattggcccatcttttATCCTCCCGGAGTCACAACCATACGCCTACAATTACGCTTCAGGTTCGCAACAAGGATTCGCGACTCCACCACCTACGCAGGACTCGCAGACACATGAAGCCGAAGTGGAGTACGGCCGCAGTCTTCGTGTGACCCGGCCATCTAATCGCTTGTCGCCTTCCGGTCGTAAGGAAAGGCCAGGTGGTCGTCGTTAA